In Pochonia chlamydosporia 170 chromosome 3, whole genome shotgun sequence, the following are encoded in one genomic region:
- a CDS encoding synaptobrevin (similar to Metarhizium acridum CQMa 102 XP_007811330.1): MARLSQGPVQGSTAPASSDVAVAELTQLLLRLQHNLLHPSPDRERRLRTSEYERAKVEANLEYARAVLTKLEQDALHVKAPTRRMETQNLLNVNRERLETLLDRLEDLRHMAVDDDNSSEEEDLLGHIIPTPSESMDSRSSDTRDDSQILETPPAPPTPEPIPTQEPVPPPASTIPTVTPTQTTQTLRSRPSVQPTPSPQASSSHTTARAALFANRQKPSEPETTTATAEAIIENQKAEQDDLTNSILEIASALKESSKRFASTLEEDMVTLQKTDAGMSKAEQSMESASGRMGTLRKMTEGKGWWGRMILYAWVYGLMVGLILLVFVMPKLRF, translated from the exons ATGGCCCGTCTATCGCAGGGCCCTGTCCAGGGAAGCACCGCGCCTGCGTCATCCGATGTCGCCGTCGCGGAATTGACACAGTTGCTCCTACGCTTGCAGcacaacctcctccatccGAGCCCAGACCGCGAAAGACGGCTTCGAACAAGCGAGTACGAGAGAGCAAAGGTCGAAGCT AACCTGGAATACGCCCGGGCCGTCTTGACGAAGCTCGAACAAGATGCCTTACATGTGAAAGCTCCAACCAGAAGGATGGAGACACAGAATCTCTTGAACGTGAACCGGGAACGACTGGAGACACTTCTGGACAGACTGGAAGATCTAAGACAC ATGGCTGTagacgacgacaacagctccgaagaagaagacctCCTGGGACACATCATCCCCACACCAAGCGAAAGCATGGATTCACGATCCTCAGACACACGAGACGATTCACAAATTCTCGAAACGCCCCCAGCTCCCCCGACCCCGGAACCCATCCCAACACAAGAACCCGTTCCGCCTCCAGCATCTACCATTCCCACAGTTACACCAACGCAAACCACACAAACACTCCGATCCCGCCCCTCTGTACAGCCAACGCCATCTCCACAAGCATCCTCATCACATACCACCGCCCGAGCAGCCCTCTTCGCAAACCGCCAAAAGCCCTCTGAACCAGAAACAACCACCGCCACAGCCGAAGCCATCATCGAGAACCAGAAAGCAGAGCAGGACGATTTGACGAATTCGATCCTCGAAATAGCAAGTGCCTTGAAGGAGAGCTCCAAGAGATTCGCATCCACGTTGGAAGAAGACATGGTTACACTGCAAAAAACCGATGCGGGCATGTCCAAGGCGGAACAGAGCATGGAGTCGGCTTCCGGTCGGATGGGCACATTACGAAAGATGACGGAGGGGAAGGGCTGGTGGGGACGTATGATATTATATGCGTGGGTGTATGGCCTGATGGTTGGGTTaatcttgttggtgtttgtgatgccaaagttgagGTTTTAA
- a CDS encoding brct domain-containing protein (similar to Metarhizium robertsii ARSEF 23 XP_007819683.2), which yields MPRGSLNNVSHIFKRVVMAAAGPLPVQNTIEQFKNWARQRKGVFLDTFDESVTHLLCSKEQFEAHGPIIKHALKSGCYIVDYDWFLLAMGGGHESRRPEYYHNLRIEYDKKKEDERKMKRLEDGKRLGERFIDPNLYHVYVDDLLFPYEIELTRFVPETGHVEKHTLYLYESNARPHLYWFGAKFSKRKGDSRPHYHLETEYPTTYDIQLSALKQYFEKKTGIEYEERLVRFATRPADKFQYTPPMRGKSTGRYKLFSRDYCFELNRALRGLSPEEDVVDNRAQGTTDTQDEGVGYDMSDALEGQFTDVMDVSSTDDQGNNEMEVIEADTPMTEFDTDDEEMDADCK from the exons ATGCCAAGAGGTTCACTCAACAATGTCAGCCATATCTTCAAGAGGGTAGTCATGGCTGCGGCGGGACCTCTCCCCGTGCAGAACACAATCGAGCAGTTCAAGAATTGGGCTAGACAACGCAAAGGCGTGTTTTTGGATACATTTGACGAAAGCGTCACTCATCTACTCTGTTCCAAGGAGCAGTTCGAAGCCCATGGTCCCATTA TCAAACATGCCCTCAAAAGCGGCTGCTACATAGTCGACTACGACTGgttcctcctcgccatggGCGGTGGCCACGAATCTCGTCGTCCCGAATATTATCATAATCTTCGCATCGAgtatgacaagaagaaagaagatgagcGTAAGATGAAGCGCCTCGAAGACGGAAAACGGCTAGGAGAGCGCTTCATCGACCCTA ACCTGTATCATGTATACGTGGATGACCTGCTATTTCCATACGAAATTGAATTGACTCGATTTGTTCCAGAGACAGGTCATGTGGAAAAGCATACTCTCTAC CTTTATGAATCCAATGCGAGACCGCATCTATATTGGTTCGGAGCCAAGTTCTCGAAACGGAAAGGCGATTCACGGCCGCACTATCATTTGGAGACTGAATATCCCACCACTTATGACATTCAGCTAAGTGCTCTCAAGCAGTACTTTGAAAAGAAGACTGGGATCGAATATGAAGAGCGGTTGGTTAGATTTGCTACCAGGCCTGCTGATAAGTTTCAGTACACACCACCG ATGAGGGGAAAGTCCACCGGGAGATATAAATTGTTCTCTCGGGATTATTGTTTTGAGCTGAATAGGGCTCTCAGGGGACTCTCTCCTGAAGAAGATGTGGTTGATAACAGAGCCCAGGGTACGACAGACACGCAGGACGAAGGTGTTGGTTACGACATGAGCGATGCTTTGGAGGGACAATTTACGGATGTGATGGATGTTAGTTCAACTGATGATCAGGGGAATAATGAGATGGAGGTAATCGAGGCTGATACGCCCATGACGGAGTTTGACACGGATGACGAAGAAATGGACGCAGATTGCAAATAA
- a CDS encoding anthranilate synthase component II (similar to Aspergillus terreus NIH2624 XP_001210590.1) codes for MSTPALVDHSPHQPEPSPPVATASNLILIDNYDSFTWNIYQYLVLEGATVHVFRNDQITIEELVKKNPTQLIISPGPGHPSTDSGVSRDAIRHFAGKIPIFGVCMGLQCMFDVYGGEVGSAGEWLHGKTSPLTHDSKGVFAGLEQDLPVTRYHSLAGARVTLPDCLEVTSWVAKDDGSQGIIQGVRHKKFAMEGVQFHPESILTAHGRTIIKNFLHMQGGTWEENAKLQKAAATNGTTATVAPKKNNILQRIYANRRAAVEVQKQIPSQRMSDLQAAYDLNAAPPLVPFVARLKQTPFDVALMAEIKRGSPSKGIFALEINAPVQARKYALAGASVISVLTEPEWFKGSIEDLRAVRQVLDGMPNRPAILRKEFIFDEYQILEARLAGADTVLLIVKMLETEVLERLYKYSISLGMEPLVEVQTAEEMEIAVKLGSKVIGVNNRNLESFEVDMDTTGRLRKMVPENTLICALSGINSYKDVLVCKNDGVNAVLVGESIMRAPDATSFIAELCSGSKPAEKKRQTKPLFVKVCGTRSAEAAKQAVDSKADFVGIILVPGTKRCVSHQTALAISEVVHSVHDNLANRPEESISKDGATDFFAAAEARLQSARTRLVGVFQNQPLNEILEKQRLYNLDAVQLHGEEPLEWAKMIPVPVIRSFKPDHVGIGQRGYHTVPLLDSGAGSGKLLDVSKVKDVLTRDPDLRIFLAGGLSPENVAEAVHALGDLNDRVIGVDVSSGVEEDGRQSLTKIDAFVKAGKAIR; via the exons ATGTCAACTCCTGCTCTTGTTGATCATTCACCCCACCAGCCAGAGCCCTCACCTCCAGTGGCCACTGCTTCTAATCTCATTCTTATCGACAACTACGACTCGTTCACCTGGAATATCTATCAATACCTAGTACTTGAAGGTGCTACAGTCCATGTTTTCCGAAACGATCAAATCACTATTGAAGAGCTGGTAAAAAAGAACCCAACTCAGCTTATCATCAGCCCCGGTCCAGGCCACCCATCCACCGACTCCGGTGTCAGCAGAGATGCCATCCGACACTTCGCCGGCAAGATTCCCATTTTTGGCGTATGCATGGGATT GCAATGCATGTTTGACGTATATGGTGGCGAGGTCGGATCTGCCGGCGAATGGCTACATGGGAAGACATCGCCCTTGACCCATGATTCCAAGGGCGTTTTTGCCggacttgaacaagatcTGCCTGTCACTCGATATCACTCTTTGGCCGGAGCTCGTGTGACACTGCCCGATTGCTTGGAGGTGACTTCTTGGGTAGCCAAGGATGACGGCTCACAAGGCATCATTCAAGGTGTCCGCCACAAGAAATTTGCGATGGAAGGCGTACAATTTCACCCCGAGAGCATTCTTACTGCTCATGGTCGTACAATCATCAAAAATTTCCTCCACATGCAAGGCGGCACCTGGGAAGAGAACGCCAAGCTGCAAAAGGCGGCGGCCACAAACGGCACCACTGCAACAGTTGCACCCAAAAAGAACAACATCCTTCAAAGGATTTATGCAAACCGACGAGCTGCTGTAGAGGTTCAAAAACAGATTCCTTCCCAGAGGATGTCTGACCTGCAAGCAGCTTATGACTTGAATGCAGCTCCTCCCTTGGTACCATTTGTGGCTCGCCTGAAGCAGACACCATTTGACGTAGCATTGATGGCAGAAATCAAACGTGGCTCTCCTTCAAAGGGTATTTTTGCACTTGAAATCAATGCGCCAGTGCAGGCCAGAAAGTACGCATTGGCTGGAGCAAGTGTCATCTCTGTGCTTACCGAGCCGGAATGGTTCAAGGGCAGCATTGAGGACCTACGCGCCGTCCGACAAGTCCTTGATGGTATGCCAAATCGACCTGCCATCCTGCGAAAGGAGTTTATCTTTGACGAGTATCAAATTCTGGAAGCAAGACTCGCTGGCGCAGACACAGTGCTGCTGATTGTCAAAATGCTCGAGACCGAGGTTCTTGAGCGTTTGTACAAGTACTCCATCTCATTGGGAATGGAGCCCTTGGTTGAAGTACAAACTGCAGAGGAAATGGAAATTGCTGTCAAGCTTGGCTCGAAAGTCATTGGCGTCAACAACAGAAACTTGGAAAGCTTCgaagtggacatggacacaacCGGCCGGCTACGTAAAATGGTGCCCGAAAACACATTGATTTGCGCCCTTTCCGGTATCAACAGTTACAAAGACGTGCTTGTTTGCAAGAATGACGGTGTCAACGCCGTTCTTGTTGGCGAGTCAATCATGCGGGCACCAGACGCGACATCGTTTATCGCAGAGTTATGCTCAGGGTCCAAACCGGCGGAAAAGAAACGACAGACAAAGCCACTCTTTGTAAAGGTTTGCGGGACTCGAAGCGCGGAGGCAGCAAAGCAAGCCGTGGATTCCAAAGCTGACTTTGTGGGAATCATTTTGGTACCTGGAACCAAGCGATGCGTCTCGCATCAGACTGCCTTAGCCATTTCGGAAGTTGTTCATTCAGTACATGACAATTTGGCAAACAGACCGGAAGAGTCCATCTCAAAGGACGGTGCCACCGACTTTTTCGCCGCTGCCGAGGCTCGTCTGCAAAGCGCAAGAACGCGGTTGGTGGGAGTCTTCCAAAACCAACCTCTAAATGAGATTTTAGAAAAGCAGAGACTATATAACCTGGACGCTGTGCAACTCCATGGAGAGGAACCTCTCGAGTGGGCCAAGATGATTCCAGTCCCCGTCATACGGTCATTTAAACCGGACCACGTTGGAATCGGACAACGTGGCTATCATACCGTTCCGCTGCTTGATTCAGGTGCTGGGTCCGGAAAGCTGCTGGATGTctccaaagtcaaagacGTGTTGACAAGAGATCCTGATCTACGGATATTCCTTGCGGGGGGGTTGAGCCCAGAGAACGTTGCTGAAGCCGTCCATGCGCTTGGAGACCTCAACGATCGTGTAATCGGCGTGGATGTTAGCAGcggtgttgaagaggacgGAAGACAGAGCCTAACGAAAATTGATGCgtttgtcaaggctggcaaggcGATTCGATAA
- a CDS encoding nucleoporin (similar to Coccidioides immitis RS XP_001242927.1), whose protein sequence is MAPVSDSNYFPSLGDCLSGERVLLSWRHVATALSDESGRRQRSTEVVNLLSDEYVHALLKDPATAFAPPNDATKKDFETKTAPINVTSASTERYDIKLLKEDAEWLSKSAKLNLVAALRIVVLEVQSRPNRHLLGQLSAQDATNLQEAAGLQNGQRTSFMSDFGAGNAIDADKISAEFDNDDSRKCRLFNIFLAERRYFVMTMDYLQSIRLYGRLPIFTSTSDKLVPLYKLKTSSNAKDESVSFLSAYLKVITSSMTSLEAGLKSVTDDAVLLRDDIELDWLATLVTEVIHSQSVVFQLVDTLGNDFPPSGVINQWFSLMDMYNFFDNIQPINQTIGELVQPLKALAVAVSIGLLKPAQSLTFLAEREEEPTPSDDMYDSYLILSDVLEQVHKSVISAASVDCESATPVIFAWTLLLHRMNVSYQNRTEKRDNLLQQNARETFESGGVVRPMARRNSAGSIFSIESSKFDGFLENTTTAKDLQVVEQLASGATAHGKVFDIISNMTACLGPSSEGSMTPLLSSRMRNAFLELLKVSYPIVGYQSEPVSALISLLSPGREYWQLLPEQDLDVSQDVLTSMLQDDYTMEFYFQQALDRYPYEFLPFITMCKALCTAASDASDQDRSEFILTLLRRTPTITFTLPDAFQAYELVQEDENTNSFCLLEEFPLISLSSSWRRRYIEDDAYRLPVGSYGRFITDTGRVVLMEYPHSSLSLLGRQLEINLMKEGYRCELGMLQPDEIAEVISLFATLFRMEHLHAGPRSTTTLVHRDSDLLAEISKHISGGKDVVTVVCETMDYYMQDELAMSEEAAINVLTACVKFLDAILTSQPSRVWSYLARGELLNSESRAGKLAKITGNLDLVSERFEFLNSSLLLFSGLIDTAMTSAVQRRAGNKIASRQKTDLNPWLGTADKVLTKVSLSIAHASVDVFESTSTWRFDTVSNRTLLLDSVVPVLNKLITYSYSMGESPTSDSLTSCLRPAALYVIDCFMTPASGTLRFQPILSSLINAFTMPESTLYSTRNTIARRQTNSILQFSTTLLRAANYLEKSSTMIETYLFKSSTLLARLCAVSDVFRAGAISLLESLVVNAASAASEPPSLLGYLGPQISKSFLQVLAHLGRPFNLTLEVGTIWKFFSSILRNRQQWMSNCLLTGQTPREAMKQETKKGELSADSVFATALARLKKLKELQPKEALAILDFVASAQNYWPWTVFTLLKDTTYTDGLRAYVRDLKPSHLTVKSDAIQTSVDARVAAYVAETLAMQLYHSRHQGASDALAKSLLSDLDYFIRDGVEVAGYNKSLHNNFGKNFANKYAGCSLENFKRTALEPRDLGKNYYYDLDRATDMLAFDPGWLGRRDNGFKNEMELANANLSLVDAQIALFHAWEFLLVELSTTLPKNETVTKQMLQVAQQCLNANQGAPGSESIFVKLVDARASLALVLVQRLAKVSVPVQDINQLLGTLTGTIHSVEEPFSKESIAYYRTLLKALFVTLRSYHLSEHKVVSETAVDLGGSTVTVTQTVLNLVDHVVARGFRSLVSLIHDSDSDMSPEDLALLTAILQACLSMPNMDQSQTQILNIMAAHDVVNACISLFSWADKLAYQGDPVYGELSILFLLELSTLPLLAEQLACDGVLSSLLSANLSKYMLRSTISPYADAPVAQRCYTIWVKGFLPLMLNMLASLGTTLAPEITYVLNQFSHLLEASVDRFEAPGASRTKSKATSQYLTLLATSEIHSLALLTRVLSAMRVNNNRDIPVVEWDATGLLENVEFWLSSKRLLKERLLPLGPREMEWRNTRKEMAIPGGTESLLEEKIVSQLETVRDILSEELET, encoded by the exons ATGGCGCCGGTGTCTGATAGCAATTATTTTCCTTCCCTGGGAGACTGCTTGTCCGGGGAACGGGTGCTGTT ATCTTGGAGGCATGTTGCTACAGCTTTATCAGACGAATCTGGCAGGAGACAACGAAGCACGGAAGTGGTGAATCTCTTGTCCGACGAATATGTCCACGCACTCTTGAAGGACCCAGCTACTGCGTTTGCGCCACCGAATGATGCTACGAAGAAGGACTTTGAAACAAAGACGGCGCCGATCAACGTTACCTCAGCATCAACTGAACGATACGATATTAAGTTGCTTAAGGAGGATGCCGAATGGCTGAGCAAGAGCGCAAAGCTGAACTTGGTCGCTGCCTTACGaattgttgttcttgaagTGCAATCCCGGCCGAACCGCCATCTTTTGGGGCAATTATCAGCTCAAGATGCAACAAATCTCCAGGAAGCAGCCGGCCTTCAAAATGGACAGCGAACTTCATTCATGTCTGATTTTGGAGCCGGTAACGCTATAGATGCCGATAAGATCTCCGCCGAGTTCGATAATGACGATTCGAGGAAGTGCAgactcttcaacatcttcctcgccgaaCGAAGATACTTTGTTATGACCATGGACTACTTGCAATCAATTAGGCTATACGGAAGACTGCCAATATTCACCTCTACCAGTGACAAACTGGTACCGCTTTATAAACTGAAGACTTCGTCAAATGCCAAGGACGAGAGCGTATCATTTCTTTCCGCCTACCTCAAAGTTATCACATCCAGCATGACCAGTTTGGAGGCCGGTTTGAAATCCGTAACCGACGACGCCGTACTCCTGAGAGACGACATCGAATTGGATTGGCTGGCAACCTTGGTCACCGAAGTTATCCACTCTCAATCTGTGGTTTTCCAGCTGGTTGACACCCTTGGCAACGACTTCCCACCTTCCGGTGTCATCAACCAGTGGTTTTCGCTGATGGATATGTATAACTTCTTCGACAACATCCAACCT ATTAACCAAACGATTGGGGAGCTGGTGCAGCCATTAAAGGCTTTGGCAGTGGCTGTCTCCATCGGCCTTCTTAAACCCGCGCAATCTCTCACCTTCTTAGCtgagagagaagaagagccaaCACCCTCTGATGATATGTACGATTCATACCTAATCCTGTCAGACGTCTTGGAGCAGGTCCATAAGAGCGTCATCAGCGCAGCCAGTGTGGATTGCGAAAGCGCTACTCCGGTCATTTTTGCCTGGACGCTTCTTCTGCACCGAATGAACGTGTCATACCAAAACCGAACCGAAAAACGAGACAACCTACTACAACAGAACGCAAGAGAGACCTTTGAatctggtggtgttgttCGGCCTATGGCTCGGCGCAACTCGGCTGGTAGTATATTCTCCATCGAGTCTTCCAAGTTTGATGGGTTTCTTGAGAATACAACCACTGCCAAGGATTTGCAAGTTGTCGAACAACTTGCATCTGGAGCCACAGCACATGGAAAGGTGTTTGATATCATTTCAAACATGACAGCCTGCCTAGGCCCTTCTTCTGAAGGTAGCATGACACCGTTGCTTAGTTCTCGCATGCGAAATGCCTTCCTCGAGCTGCTTAAAGTTTCGTACCCTATTGTTGGCTACCAGTCTGAACCTGTTAGCGCCCTTATTTCACTACTCTCACCTGGTCGTGAATACTGGCAACTTTTACCTGAACAAGACCTCGACGTTTCACAAGATGTCTTGACTAGCATGCTGCAAGATGACTACACCATGGAATTTTACTTCCAGCAAGCCTTGGATCGCTACCCGTACGAGTTTCTGCCTTTTATCACGATGTGCAAGGCCCTGTGCACCGCTGCTAGTGACGCGAGCGACCAAGATCGTTCTGAATTTATTCTTACTCTGCTAAGGAGAACACCAACCATAACTTTTACCCTCCCAGACGCCTTTCAAGCATACGAGTTAGTTCAGGAAGACGAAAACACAAACTCTTTCTGCTTGTTGGAGGAGTTTCCGTTGATATCATTGTCCTCTTCGTGGAGAAGGAGATACATTGAGGACGACGCGTACAGGCTTCCTGTTGGAAGCTATGGGCGATTCATCACTGATACTGGCAGGGTGGTGCTGATGGAATACCCTCACTCATCTTTGTCCCTCCTTGGACGCCAACTGGAAATCAACCTGATGAAGGAAGGTTATCGATGTGAATTGGGAATGCTGCAACCTGACGAGATTGCCGAAGTCATTTCTCTTTTTGCGACACTCTTTCGAATGGAGCATCTCCATGCCGGGCCGCGCTCTACCACCACTCTCGTACATAGAGACAGCGATCTCTTGGCAGAGATTAGCAAACACATCAGCGGTGGTAAAGATGTTGTGACGGTCGTTTGCGAAACAATGGACTATTACATGCAGGATGAGCTTGCCATGAGCGAGGAGGCTGCGATCAACGTATTGACTGCATGCGTCAAGTTTTTGGATGCCATACTAACTTCGCAACCCAGCCGAGTTTGGTCCTACCTGGCAAGAGGGGAGCTTCTCAACTCTGAGTCCAGGGCTGGTAAGCTGGCCAAAATCACTGGTAATCTCGATTTGGTGTCTGAGAGATTTGAATTCCTGAATTCCTCGCTCTTGTTGTTCTCAGGGTTGATCGACACAGCCATGACCTCAGCTGTCCAGCGCCGTGCCGGCAACAAGATTGCTTCCAGACAAAAAACAGACCTGAACCCCTGGTTGGGAACTGCGGACAAAGTGCTGACCAAAGTGAGCCTGTCCATTGCCCACGCGTCTGTAGATGTGTTTGAAAGCACCTCGACTTGGCGGTTCGATACTGTATCAAATCGTACGCTATTACTGGATAGTGTTGTCCCTGTTCTGAATAAGTTGATTACATACAGTTATAGCATGGGAGAGTCGCCTACATCAGATAGCTTGACTTCTTGCCTACGACCTGCAGCCCTGTATGTCATTGACTGTTTTATGACGCCAGCGAGCGGAACTCTGCGGTTCCAGCCGATTCTCTCCTCACTTATCAACGCTTTCACCATGCCCGAGTCAACTTTGTATTCTACTCGCAACACCATTGCTCGACGCCAAACCAACTCCATTTTGCAATTCTCCACCACACTTCTCAGGGCAGCCAACTACCTTGAGAAGTCCTCCACAATGATCGAAACTTACCTTTTCAAGAGCTCTACGCTCCTTGCTCGGCTGTGTGCGGTATCTGATGTATTCAGAGCCGGTGCCATCAGTCTCCTTGAGTCGCTCGTGGTCAATGCTGCATCTGCAGCTTCCGAACCGCCATCCCTTCTTGGATATCTTGGCCCTCAGATTTCCAAATCTTTCCTTCAAGTCTTGGCGCATCTTGGACGACCGTTTAATTTGACATTGGAGGTTGGTACCATCTGGAAGTTTTTCTCATCTATCCTCCGCAACAGGCAACAGTGGATGTCAAACTGTCTTCTCACCGGACAGACACCTAGAGAAGCCATGAAACAGGAGACAAAGAAGGGTGAGCTCTCAGCCGATTCGGTTTTCGCAACCGCTCTTGCAAgattgaagaagttgaaggagcTTCAGCCAAAGGAAGCACTTGCTATTTTAGACTTTGTGGCATCTGCTCAAAATTACTGGCCGTGGACAGTTTTTACGCTTCTTAAAGACACCACATATACTGATGGCTTGCGGGCTTACGTCCGTGACCTCAAGCCGTCTCATTTGACGGTCAAATCCGATGCTATTCAAACGAGCGTTGATGCCAGAGTGGCAGCTTATGTTGCTGAAACCTTGGCTATGCAACTTTATCATTCGCGACATCAAGGAGCTTCCGACGCTTTAGCCAAGAGCCTGCTCTCCGACCTGGATTACTTTATTCGGGATGGCGTAGAGGTGGCCGGCTACAACAAGTCTTTACATAATAACTTTGGGAAGAATTTCGCCAATAAGTACGCTGGTTGCTCGCTAGAAAACTTTAAGCGTACGGCACTGGAGCCCCGTGATTTGGGAAAGAATTACTACTACGACTTGGACCGTGCTACGGATATGTTAGCTTTTGATCCTGGCTGGCTTGGACGAAGGGACAACGGGTTCAAGAATGAAATGGAACTTGCAAACGCCAACTTGTCGCTGGTTGACGCTCAAATA GCTCTGTTCCATGCCTGGGAATTCTTATTGGTAGAGTTGAGTACGACTTTACCGAAGAACGAGACGGTAACGAAGCAAATGCTGCAAGTAGCTCAACAATGCTTGAATGCAAACCAAGGCGCGCCAGGGTCTGAGAGCATCTTTGTTAAGCTCGTCGATGCCAGAGCAAGTCTGGCACTCGTCTTGGTGCAGCGCCTCGCCAAGGTATCTGTCCCAGTGCAGGATATCAACCAACTTTTAGGTACCCTCACAGGTACTATTCACAGCGTGGAAGAACCATTCTCCAAGGAGTCAATTGCGTATTATCGCACACTTCTTAAAGCACTCTTTGTCACCCTTCGTTCATATCACCTCTCTGAACACAAAGTGGTATCCGAGACTGCAGTAGACCTTGGTGGTTCGACAGTAACGGTCACGCAAACCGTGCTGAATCTTGTTGACCACGTTGTCGCCAGAGGATTCCGCTCACTCGTGAGCCTTATTCACGATAGCGACTCGGATATGTCCCCCGAAGACCTTGCCCTTTTGACTGCAATTTTGCAAGCTTGTTTGAGCATGCCCAACATGGACCAATCGCAGACACAGATTCTCAACATCATGGCCGCACATGATGTTGTCAATGCATGCATTTCCTTGTTTTCCTGGGCGGACAAACTGGCATATCAAGGCGACCCTGTATACGGCGAACTGAGCATTTTATTCTTGCTCGAGCTCTCAACCCTGCCGCTTCTGGCAGAACAGCTAGCTTGCGATGGCGTTCTCAGCAGTCTCCTCTCAGCCAACCTCTCCAAGTACATGCTCAGATCCACAATCTCGCCCTATGCCGACGCCCCTGTTGCCCAGCGATGTTACACGATTTGGGTCAAAGGCTTCTTGCCTCTGATGTTGAATATGCTGGCATCTCTTGGCACTACGCTGGCTCCCGAAATCACGTATGTGTTGAACCAATTCTCGCATCTTCTGGAGGCAAGTGTGGACAGGTTTGAAGCCCCGGGAGCCTCTCGGACGAAATCTAAGGCCACCTCGCAGTATCTCACGTTGCTGGCAACGTCTGAGATTCATTCTCTGGCACTACTTACAAGAGTTTTGTCTGCTATGCGGGTTAATAACAACCGCGATATTCCAGTAGTTGAGTGGGATGCCACCGGCCTCTTGGAGAATGTTGAATTCTGGCTCTCCAGCAAGCGACTACTTAAAGAGCGTTTGCTGCCCCTGGGACCTCGCGAAATGGAATGGAGGAACACGCGGAAGGAGATGGCAATTCCCGGTGGCACTGAAAGCCTACTCGAGGAGAAGATTGTTTCGCAGCTTGAGACTGTGCGGGACATCTTGagcgaggagctggagacTTAA
- a CDS encoding Tim10/DDP family zinc finger containing protein (similar to Metarhizium acridum CQMa 102 XP_007811334.1), whose protein sequence is MDMLTQAEQRTLEQRMQKRQVKEFMGAFGGLVEHCFTSCVDDFTSKAVSTKENGCINRCVMKWMATQQRVSDRFQEHNAQLTQQMQNK, encoded by the exons aTGGACAT GTTAACACAAGCCGAGCAGCGCACGCTAGAGCAGCGCATGCAAAAGCGCCAAGTCAAGGAATTCATGGGC GCATTCGGCGGCCTTGTAGAGCACTGCTTCACCTCGTGCGTCGACGACTTCACTTCCAAAGCTGTGTCGACCAAGGAGAATGGGTGTATCAACCGCTGCGTGATGAAGTGGATGGCTACGCAGCAGCGTGTTAGCGATCGGTTCCAGGAGCATAATGCGCAGCTCACGCAGCAGATGCAGAATAAATAA